In Candidatus Obscuribacterales bacterium, the genomic window GTTGAACCAGGGGAGATACAGGGGTTTCCCGTTCGTAGATTGTTCATATGTAGCTTGGATCTTAATCATGGCGCGATCGCATTGGAGTTTAGGGCTTAGTGTACTCTTAGCGGGATGGGGTAGCCTGCTCATTCTCCCACCCAGCCTAGCCCGTCCGGCTGACGTTGCCACCCCTCTAGCTACGCAAGCCCGTCAACTGTTTGATCTGGGAGGACGACAGTATAATAATCGCCAGTTTACAGAAGCGATCGCCACCTGGGAGCAAGCTCTGGCGCTCTATCGACAACTGGGCGATCGCCGCCAAGAAGCCTATCTGCTCACCAACCTCGGCAGCGCCTATGAGAATCTCTATCAAACCGATACTGCGCTTACGTTCTACCAAGAAAGTCTTGCCTTGGCGGAAGAGATTCAAGATTCCTCAGGACAAAGCTATGCTCTGGGAAATTTGGGATATTTGTATGAACGTAATGGAGACTACGAGCAAGCCCTAATCTATCTCCGTCGCGGTCTGCCTCTGGCCCAATCCCGAGGTGATCGCGCTGATGAAGCTTACCTGCTGAATCAAATCGGTATTGTTCTGAAAGCCCAGGGGCTGATGGATGAAGCGATCGCTGAATTTGAAGCGAGTTTAGCGATCGCCGAAGAGATTGGCGATCTATCCTTGCAGGCCAATAGCCAAGGTAATTTAGGTAACACATATCTAGAGACCGGTCGCTATCCCCAAGCCCTAGATCGTTATGGAGTCACCTTAACGTTAATGCGACAACAGGGCAACCTACAAGGCGAGGCAATAGTGCTGCAACGCTTAGGTAATCTTTATTTAGACTTGGGCAATCCTGAGCGAGCTGTAGACTATTATCAACAAACTGAGGTCATCGCCCAACAACTGGGAGATCCACGCCTACAGGCCTACAACCAAGGTAACCTAGCCCTGGCCTATCGTCATCTAGGACAGATGGATCGGGCCTTGCCAGAGTTACAGCTTGCCCTCGATCAATTGCAAACCTTAGGCGATCGCCCTCGCTTGGCGACGGGTTTCAATAGTTTAGGTAATATCTATGCCGACCTCCAGGAGAATGATCAAGCCATCCAGGCGTATCAACAAAGTCTAGAGTTATCCCAAGCCTTGGGCGATCGCCATGGACAGGTTATGGCTTTGGGCAATCTAGGGCAAATGGCGGAACAGCTAGGTCAATACACCCAGGCATTATCTTATTACGAGCAAAGCTTGCAGTTGGCTGTGGAAACTGGCGATCTGCGCCGTCAGGGTTTGGCGCTAGATTATCTGGGTGCTTTTTACTTCAATCAAGCAGACTATGAACAATCTGTGGTGTATTTGAAGGATGCTGTGGAGGTTTGGGAGTCCATGCGTCCGGGGCTGCAGGATGAAGATCAGGTTTCATTATTTGAAACCCAAGTTTCCACCTATCAGTTGCTCCAGCGGGCGCTGATTCGCCTCAATCGCTATGATGATGCTCTGGAAATGTCGGAGCGGGGGCGAGCCCGGACATTCATTGAACTTGTGGCGAATCGTCAATCGCCTGCGATCGCTGCTTCCCTACAGGTGCCGCCGCCCAGTTTATCGGATATACAAGCGATCGCTCGTCAACAGCAGGCTACGATCATTCAATATTCTATCCTCTCATCCGCAGAGCTTGCTATTTGGGTAGTCCAACCCACTGGGGATATCCAGTTTCAATTGGTGCAGTTTAATTCCAGCGATCTGAGTTTAGACACGGCTGTAGAAGAGACGCGGGTTGCTGCTGCCCTTGGACGAGGCAACCAAGATCCTCAATGGACATCCCTAGTCCAGCAAACCCGGAGTGGCATTTTAGAATCAGCGGACTTACCGGAATCCGCCTTGTCAAGACAACCTGTTGAATCGCCGCCGCCATCTTCTACAGCCCTCTCTCGACGTCAGAATCCACAACTACAGTCATTTTATCGTTTGTTAATTGATCCTATCGCATCATTCTTACCCGACGATCCTGCCAGCCACGTTATTATCGTTCCCCACGACGCTCTGTTTCTGTTACCCTTTGCTGCCCTGCAAGATGAAGATGGTCGTTATCTAATTGAACGACATACAGTAACCACCGCGCCATCGATTCAGGTGCTAGCCCTCACCCAATCGCGACCTATTTCCCCAACGTCTCTGATTGTCGGCAATCCCCAGATGCCTAGCGTTGGACAACCGCCGCTGCCCCTCTCGCCGCTGCCCAATGCCGAGCAGGAAGCGATTGAAATTGCCGCTTTTCTAGATGCCGATCCTCTTCTTGGTGCAGAAGCCACTGAAGCGCGAGTTGTGCAGCAGATGGGCGGGGCACAGGTGATCCATCTAGCGACCCACGGTCTTCTTGATGATTTAGGCGAGGTAGGGTTGCCGGGAGCGATCGCCCTTGCCCCATCCAGCACTGATAATGGTTTACTCACCGCCGGGGAAATTTTAGAGCTACGCTTATCTGCAGATCTTGTTGTGCTGAGCGCCTGTGATACAGGACGAGGGCGCATTACGGGCGATGGCGTTTTAGGATTATCTCGATCCTTTATGGCGGCTGGAGCCAATAGCGTCCTCGTTTCACTTTGGGCAGTGCCTGATGATTCTACGACCCTACTGATGACAGAGTTTTACCGCCACCTAGCTGAAACACCAGACTCAGCTCAGGCCCTGCGCCAAGCGATGCTAACTACGATGGAAACCTATCCTAGTTCTCGCGATTGGGCGGCGTTTACCCTCATGGGTCAATCATCCATCAGCCAACCTTAGTCAGGGCTCAGATGCGATCGCGTCGGGCTCAACCTATGAAACAATCTCTCGAATACGATCGACCTGCTGCTGATACTCGGACTTGGACAGAACGGCTGCTGATCCTTCTGTTGAGAGAGACGTTTGTAGCTCAATCCACGATCGACAACCACCATAGCTGCTATCGTAGGTTAACGTATGAGGCATCGATAATCGATACACTCGCAGCAAGAGGCCTAACAGAGGCGATCGCGGCTTCCAGTTCAGGCGATCGGTCACAAAGGTTTCGTTCCAGATATGAAACGGCAGTAGAGGCTGGAGGGCGATCGCTTTAGGTAAGGACAGAACATCGGTAATCTGGGCCCAGGCTGTGAGGGTTACATGGTGGGGATGCCATCCCGATTTCACCGGCTGCACCTGATGGGCATACACAGGCTTCAGTAAGGCAGGTTTCTGGTGCTCGTAGGTTGGAAATAACCACACCTGCCGATGGGGAATAGTGAATTCTCCCTGGGTTTCGCGAATGCCGCCCTTGCGCAAGAGCAAAATAGTGTCGCCCTGGATAAGCGCCTGTACTGCCACATGCCATTCTTTCAGCGCAGGAGTTAGATCAAGAGGTACTGTCATCACCTAGTCTCCAGATATTGGCCATTAGCCAGAGGGATGTCGAGCCAGATAAGCATTAAAATAGCGCGGATTGCTGGATACGTCTAGTCTCCAGACGTTGACCATTGGCTAAAGGGATGTTGAGCCAGATAAGCATTAAAATAGCGCGGATCGCGGGATACGTCTTGACCAATCCAGGGCGGCAGATCGATCACCTGATGTTCATCGTGAAGTTCTACCTCAGCAAGAATTAGACCTGCATTATCACCGCCAAATTCATCCACCTCCCACACGAGGTCAGCGATCGCAATTCGGTAGCGTACTTTTTCAACCATCGATGATGTACAAAGCAACCGCAGAATATCATCCGCATCGGTACGGGGAATTTCATACTCAAATTCTGCCCGACTCAACCCCACGGTGGGCCCCTTCAGAGTTAGATAACCGCGATCGCCCGCCACCCGTACTCGTACGGTGCGTCCCTGATCTGACACGATATAGGCTTGACGATAGGCTGTTCCCTGACCTAGCGATCGCCAGTCGTTGCCCACC contains:
- a CDS encoding CYTH domain-containing protein; this encodes VGNDWRSLGQGTAYRQAYIVSDQGRTVRVRVAGDRGYLTLKGPTVGLSRAEFEYEIPRTDADDILRLLCTSSMVEKVRYRIAIADLVWEVDEFGGDNAGLILAEVELHDEHQVIDLPPWIGQDVSRDPRYFNAYLAQHPFSQWSTSGD
- a CDS encoding DUF1802 family protein, with protein sequence MTVPLDLTPALKEWHVAVQALIQGDTILLLRKGGIRETQGEFTIPHRQVWLFPTYEHQKPALLKPVYAHQVQPVKSGWHPHHVTLTAWAQITDVLSLPKAIALQPLLPFHIWNETFVTDRLNWKPRSPLLGLLLRVYRLSMPHTLTYDSSYGGCRSWIELQTSLSTEGSAAVLSKSEYQQQVDRIREIVS
- a CDS encoding CHAT domain-containing tetratricopeptide repeat protein is translated as MARSHWSLGLSVLLAGWGSLLILPPSLARPADVATPLATQARQLFDLGGRQYNNRQFTEAIATWEQALALYRQLGDRRQEAYLLTNLGSAYENLYQTDTALTFYQESLALAEEIQDSSGQSYALGNLGYLYERNGDYEQALIYLRRGLPLAQSRGDRADEAYLLNQIGIVLKAQGLMDEAIAEFEASLAIAEEIGDLSLQANSQGNLGNTYLETGRYPQALDRYGVTLTLMRQQGNLQGEAIVLQRLGNLYLDLGNPERAVDYYQQTEVIAQQLGDPRLQAYNQGNLALAYRHLGQMDRALPELQLALDQLQTLGDRPRLATGFNSLGNIYADLQENDQAIQAYQQSLELSQALGDRHGQVMALGNLGQMAEQLGQYTQALSYYEQSLQLAVETGDLRRQGLALDYLGAFYFNQADYEQSVVYLKDAVEVWESMRPGLQDEDQVSLFETQVSTYQLLQRALIRLNRYDDALEMSERGRARTFIELVANRQSPAIAASLQVPPPSLSDIQAIARQQQATIIQYSILSSAELAIWVVQPTGDIQFQLVQFNSSDLSLDTAVEETRVAAALGRGNQDPQWTSLVQQTRSGILESADLPESALSRQPVESPPPSSTALSRRQNPQLQSFYRLLIDPIASFLPDDPASHVIIVPHDALFLLPFAALQDEDGRYLIERHTVTTAPSIQVLALTQSRPISPTSLIVGNPQMPSVGQPPLPLSPLPNAEQEAIEIAAFLDADPLLGAEATEARVVQQMGGAQVIHLATHGLLDDLGEVGLPGAIALAPSSTDNGLLTAGEILELRLSADLVVLSACDTGRGRITGDGVLGLSRSFMAAGANSVLVSLWAVPDDSTTLLMTEFYRHLAETPDSAQALRQAMLTTMETYPSSRDWAAFTLMGQSSISQP